The sequence CGATCGTCGCCGGCTTCCTGCTCGTCGCGTGGGCGAGCCCCGGCGTGGCCCGCGGCGCCGCGGCCGTCTTCGCTGGCAGCGTCGTGATGCTCCTCGGGACGAGCGCGCTCTACCACCGGCGCCACTGGGAGCGCGTCGGCCGCGAGCGCATGCGCCGGCTCGACCACGCCGCCATCTTCGTGCTCATCGCGGGCGGGTGGACGCCGCTGCTCACGGTTCTCCCGCGGCCCGGCGGCGGCCACGTCGCGCTCGCCGTCATCGTCGGTGGCGCGGCGCTCGGCGTCGTCAAGTCGATCCTCTGGCCCAACGCGCCCAAGTGGATCATCGCCGTGCTCTGCGTCGCCCTCGGCTGGGCGGGCATCGGCGAGGCGGCGCGCGCGTCGTCGGTGCTCGGCCCCGCCGCGATCGGCCTCCTCCTC is a genomic window of Myxococcales bacterium containing:
- a CDS encoding hemolysin III family protein; its protein translation is MVAETCRVASPLKQKPRYRGVSHQAGFFVAIVAGFLLVAWASPGVARGAAAVFAGSVVMLLGTSALYHRRHWERVGRERMRRLDHAAIFVLIAGGWTPLLTVLPRPGGGHVALAVIVGGAALGVVKSILWPNAPKWIIAVLCVALGWAGIGEAARASSVLGPAAIGLLLAAGVVYSAGALVYARKRPDPLPEVFGYHEVFHALVLLATACLYGFVVIVLGHA